Proteins found in one Phoenicibacter congonensis genomic segment:
- a CDS encoding ABC transporter permease encodes MFRLVIQSVKQRKVQSIALCATIAVSVAAFVALLLLGGGVYQGIELSEERSGAQILCVPSDAEDQLEDTDILFTGAPVSAYIDESIADQIRQVDGVDAVTTQFYGQTLGQACCSPDEATKIIGYDATTDWVIKPFCETQFSGDLADDEVIVGANVSGYKRGKGLILGHDVVVKSTLAPTGTYLDSSIIMNRKAVREMSKETQEFNHLWEKYGDPDTLCSAILVKTDPQKASSIAGKIKRYAPGNYVTLVQSSVLEKTQKSFDVIFAVMLGCAIALIFASVLQLVARFSTLVWDRRSELALFRALGATKSNLASLICGEAFFLTGVGAIIGGALGFTIYYAMLQTMQKNTAFPFSPLDPAQMTIGILVIVLVFFIVTLLAIIPPLRQSSNIDPASAMNQVDIG; translated from the coding sequence ATGTTCAGGTTAGTAATACAAAGCGTAAAACAAAGGAAAGTTCAGAGCATCGCTCTTTGCGCCACCATTGCTGTTAGCGTAGCCGCATTCGTAGCACTTTTGCTCCTCGGAGGAGGAGTTTACCAGGGCATTGAACTTAGCGAGGAGCGCTCAGGTGCTCAAATTTTATGCGTCCCCAGCGACGCGGAGGACCAGCTCGAAGACACAGACATCCTTTTCACAGGTGCACCTGTCAGTGCATACATCGACGAGTCGATTGCTGATCAAATTCGCCAAGTTGATGGCGTCGATGCAGTAACAACGCAATTTTATGGACAAACACTCGGGCAAGCATGCTGTTCGCCTGACGAGGCAACAAAAATCATTGGATACGATGCGACAACTGACTGGGTTATTAAGCCTTTTTGCGAAACTCAATTTAGCGGTGACTTAGCCGATGATGAAGTGATAGTTGGAGCAAATGTTTCAGGCTACAAACGCGGAAAGGGCCTCATTCTTGGTCATGATGTGGTAGTAAAGTCTACGCTTGCGCCCACAGGAACCTATCTGGACAGCTCAATTATCATGAACAGAAAAGCTGTTCGTGAAATGTCGAAAGAAACACAGGAATTCAATCATTTGTGGGAAAAATACGGCGATCCTGACACGCTCTGCAGTGCGATTCTTGTGAAAACCGACCCCCAGAAGGCGTCTTCAATTGCAGGCAAAATCAAAAGATATGCGCCTGGCAACTACGTTACATTAGTGCAATCTTCCGTACTTGAAAAGACACAAAAAAGCTTCGATGTAATATTTGCCGTCATGCTTGGTTGTGCGATTGCGCTAATCTTCGCATCTGTGCTTCAGCTCGTAGCAAGATTTTCAACTCTTGTTTGGGACAGAAGAAGTGAGCTGGCTCTGTTCAGAGCGCTCGGTGCAACAAAATCGAACCTTGCATCTCTCATTTGCGGGGAAGCTTTTTTCCTAACTGGTGTTGGAGCAATTATCGGCGGCGCACTTGGGTTTACAATCTATTACGCCATGCTGCAAACCATGCAGAAAAACACTGCTTTCCCATTCTCCCCGCTAGATCCTGCACAAATGACAATTGGGATTCTTGTTATAGTTTTGGTTTTCTTCATTGTGACTTTACTTGCTATAATTCCGCCACTAAGGCAGTCTTCAAACATCGACCCCGCATCAGCAATGAATCAGGTTGACATAGGTTAA
- a CDS encoding YhcH/YjgK/YiaL family protein codes for MLVTNISHAEGNDYLSSRFRKAYDFLSRGDLLSLPVGRVDIDGDEVFANVQEYETVPSSEKHFEAHRRYYDVQFVVCGEELMQYAPLENAVEVQSFDAKNDFGLYEASGAVTDVAMHSGDLSVLAPEDAHKPGCSLGETPSKVRKIVVKVKA; via the coding sequence TTGCTGGTAACTAACATTTCACACGCAGAGGGTAATGACTATTTAAGCTCCCGTTTTAGGAAGGCCTATGATTTTCTTTCTCGCGGTGACCTTTTGTCTCTGCCGGTCGGACGTGTTGATATTGATGGAGACGAAGTTTTTGCAAACGTGCAGGAATATGAAACAGTGCCTTCGTCTGAAAAGCACTTTGAAGCTCATCGGAGATACTACGATGTTCAATTTGTAGTTTGCGGAGAAGAGCTAATGCAATATGCTCCACTTGAGAATGCGGTCGAGGTACAGAGTTTTGATGCAAAAAATGACTTTGGTCTTTATGAAGCGTCTGGTGCTGTTACAGATGTTGCCATGCATTCCGGAGATCTTTCTGTGTTAGCTCCTGAAGATGCTCATAAGCCGGGCTGTTCTTTAGGTGAAACACCGTCGAAGGTCCGAAAGATTGTCGTAAAGGTTAAAGCCTAA
- a CDS encoding ABC transporter ATP-binding protein, producing the protein MAEPVLKLENISKEYSEQILNDISFELEKGKSLCVMAPSGKGKSTLLSIAGLLLAPTAGNVYINGVETTALNDDQKSKLRSETIGFLFQHTQLCGTLRANDNVCLPAFFNKAESRLNKEEISKQADALLERFGLYERKYYFPNQLSIGQKRRIACARALFLNPELIIADEPTNDLDEKNKQTVIESLFEPVKAGTAALLYATHDESVAKLADEIIHI; encoded by the coding sequence ATGGCTGAACCAGTTCTTAAATTAGAAAACATATCAAAAGAATATTCAGAGCAAATACTTAACGACATTTCATTTGAACTCGAAAAGGGGAAGAGTCTCTGCGTTATGGCCCCGTCGGGGAAAGGTAAGTCGACACTCCTTTCAATAGCAGGGCTCTTGCTCGCTCCCACGGCAGGAAATGTGTATATAAATGGAGTTGAAACAACTGCTCTAAACGACGACCAAAAGAGCAAGTTGCGCAGCGAGACTATAGGCTTCCTTTTTCAACACACACAGCTCTGTGGAACACTTCGTGCAAACGACAACGTTTGCCTACCCGCTTTTTTTAACAAAGCAGAATCAAGACTGAACAAAGAAGAGATCTCAAAACAAGCAGATGCATTGCTTGAAAGATTTGGACTGTATGAGAGAAAATATTACTTTCCAAACCAACTATCAATCGGTCAGAAAAGAAGGATTGCCTGTGCAAGAGCCCTTTTCTTAAACCCAGAACTCATCATTGCAGACGAGCCAACAAACGATCTCGATGAAAAAAATAAGCAGACGGTGATTGAGTCACTTTTTGAGCCAGTTAAGGCTGGCACCGCTGCTCTGCTGTATGCAACACATGATGAATCGGTTGCAAAACTCGCTGACGAGATTATCCACATATAG
- a CDS encoding NAD(P)-dependent alcohol dehydrogenase, with the protein MKGYAMLKIGESGWIEKEKPECGPLDAICKPLAVAICTSDIHTLWEGAIGERHNMILGHECSAEVVEVGELVKDFKPGDRVLVPAITPDWNSLEAQAGYSMHSGGMLAGWKFSNFKDGVFSEFFHVNDADGNLAHLPEEIEPADACILSDMVPTGFHAVELADVQFGDEVLVIGIGPVGLMAVAGAALRGASRIIAVGTRPVCVEAAKGYGASEFISYKDGPIHEQVLERTGGKGVDRVCIAGGNVDTFAEAVKCLKPGGKIGNVNYLGKGDFVQIPRVEWGVGMGHKDVRGGLMPGGRLRMEKLARLVSSGKLDLHPEVTHVFHGWDHVEEALFLMRDKPSDLIKPVVVID; encoded by the coding sequence ATGAAAGGCTATGCAATGCTAAAGATTGGCGAGTCGGGCTGGATTGAGAAAGAAAAACCAGAGTGCGGCCCACTTGATGCAATCTGCAAACCGTTGGCCGTCGCGATTTGCACGTCCGACATTCACACACTTTGGGAGGGTGCAATTGGCGAGCGCCACAACATGATTCTTGGACATGAGTGTTCTGCTGAAGTTGTGGAAGTAGGTGAGTTGGTCAAGGATTTCAAACCGGGCGATCGCGTTCTGGTCCCAGCCATCACGCCTGACTGGAATTCTCTCGAAGCTCAGGCAGGCTATTCTATGCATTCTGGTGGTATGCTTGCAGGTTGGAAGTTCTCGAACTTCAAAGACGGAGTGTTCTCTGAGTTCTTCCACGTAAACGACGCCGATGGCAACTTGGCACACCTGCCTGAAGAAATTGAACCAGCAGACGCCTGCATTCTGTCAGACATGGTGCCAACCGGTTTCCATGCAGTTGAGCTTGCTGACGTTCAATTTGGAGACGAAGTGCTTGTTATTGGCATTGGTCCAGTTGGATTGATGGCAGTTGCGGGTGCTGCACTTCGCGGTGCTTCCAGAATCATTGCTGTTGGAACTCGTCCAGTTTGCGTAGAGGCTGCAAAAGGCTATGGTGCCTCTGAGTTTATTTCCTACAAAGACGGGCCAATTCACGAGCAGGTGCTCGAACGCACTGGTGGGAAAGGTGTTGATCGCGTTTGCATCGCTGGTGGCAATGTTGACACATTCGCGGAGGCAGTTAAGTGTCTCAAACCTGGCGGAAAGATTGGCAATGTGAATTATCTCGGCAAAGGTGACTTCGTCCAAATTCCTCGTGTTGAGTGGGGCGTTGGAATGGGCCACAAAGATGTTCGTGGCGGTCTCATGCCTGGTGGGCGCTTGCGCATGGAAAAGCTTGCGCGTCTCGTTTCGAGCGGAAAACTGGACCTCCATCCAGAGGTCACGCATGTGTTCCATGGTTGGGATCACGTCGAGGAAGCACTTTTCCTCATGAGAGACAAGCCATCTGACCTCATTAAACCTGTGGTTGTCATCGACTAA
- a CDS encoding ABC transporter ATP-binding protein → MAVDLIARNIIQIFKNENREDVCALRDFNFETHEPEIVGIVGFSGCGKSTFLRLVAGLDKPTSGELTYNGEPIEGPNYNRGFIFQSATLFDWLNIYDNIAFGLKARGVFKENKHKVQEYIDLMGLAGFEKSYPHQVSGGMAARTSFARTFIQEPELVLLDEPLSALDAFTRMTIQKELLNIHHRTKSTLILVTHDLEEAVFLCDRVVVMTERPGRNVGEVRIDLEHPRNRTSEEFIEHRKRILSLFPKELQL, encoded by the coding sequence ATGGCAGTTGATTTGATTGCAAGAAACATCATTCAAATTTTTAAAAATGAGAATCGTGAGGACGTTTGCGCTCTGCGAGATTTTAATTTTGAGACTCACGAACCTGAAATCGTTGGGATTGTTGGTTTCTCAGGGTGCGGAAAATCTACATTTTTAAGGCTTGTCGCAGGGCTTGACAAGCCGACTTCGGGCGAGCTTACCTACAACGGAGAGCCAATAGAAGGGCCAAATTACAATCGCGGTTTTATTTTTCAAAGTGCGACTCTTTTTGATTGGTTAAACATTTATGACAACATCGCTTTTGGACTAAAAGCTCGTGGTGTTTTCAAAGAGAACAAACACAAGGTTCAGGAATACATAGACTTAATGGGCCTAGCTGGATTTGAAAAATCGTACCCACATCAGGTGTCGGGCGGAATGGCTGCTCGCACTTCATTCGCAAGAACTTTCATTCAGGAACCAGAACTAGTTTTGCTTGATGAACCGCTATCTGCACTTGATGCCTTCACCAGAATGACAATACAAAAAGAACTTCTTAATATTCATCACCGAACTAAATCGACTTTAATTCTGGTAACCCACGATTTAGAAGAAGCAGTATTTTTGTGCGATCGTGTTGTCGTAATGACAGAACGTCCCGGCCGAAATGTAGGCGAAGTTCGCATAGATCTCGAGCATCCACGAAATCGCACGAGCGAAGAGTTTATCGAGCACCGAAAGCGCATTTTGAGCCTGTTTCCGAAGGAATTACAACTGTAA
- a CDS encoding ABC transporter permease: MQFLKEPTGRITTFKELLLMLMPISAMLLAMGCHMILPNVYPENYVPQTYFGFLVGCLALYAILVGVASFVPYLRKKLVYLSGILFVAFLALEIIDVMTLKTGILELPFIPSPDKTLSCFTLYPDKVIPSFFASMNLLLTGFAIGAITGFISGILMGWSRICNYWISPILKLIGPVPSAAWLPIAVVIMPTNHAAGLFLIALSVWFPLTLMLSSAIRSTNVKLVEAARVMGASERYILFHVALPNAMPAIFDGLFMGLSSSFGALVVAEMLGVKEGLGWYLTWSKSWSDYGRVFSTTGIFIIVFFLLIQLLFWVRKKALKWQTGLVRW, from the coding sequence ATGCAATTTTTAAAAGAGCCAACTGGCAGAATTACAACCTTTAAAGAGTTGTTGCTCATGCTTATGCCAATCTCAGCAATGCTCCTTGCAATGGGCTGTCACATGATTTTGCCAAATGTCTATCCTGAAAACTACGTTCCTCAAACATACTTTGGATTTTTGGTGGGCTGTCTTGCGCTTTATGCAATTCTTGTGGGTGTCGCTTCGTTTGTTCCCTATTTGCGAAAGAAGCTCGTGTATCTTTCGGGAATATTATTTGTCGCATTTCTGGCATTAGAAATTATAGATGTAATGACACTAAAGACAGGAATTTTAGAATTGCCGTTCATACCAAGCCCCGACAAAACACTAAGCTGTTTTACCCTCTACCCCGACAAAGTAATCCCTAGCTTTTTTGCATCGATGAATCTTTTATTGACGGGGTTTGCAATCGGCGCAATCACTGGTTTTATCAGCGGAATCCTAATGGGTTGGTCTCGCATTTGCAACTATTGGATATCTCCAATTCTCAAACTAATTGGGCCAGTTCCTTCGGCGGCATGGTTACCAATCGCTGTTGTTATCATGCCAACAAATCATGCTGCGGGCCTCTTTTTAATTGCTCTTTCGGTTTGGTTTCCTCTCACTTTGATGCTCTCATCGGCAATTCGCTCCACAAACGTAAAACTAGTCGAAGCAGCACGAGTGATGGGCGCAAGCGAGAGATATATTCTTTTTCATGTTGCGCTCCCAAATGCGATGCCGGCCATTTTTGATGGCCTTTTTATGGGTCTTTCCTCGAGTTTTGGCGCCCTGGTCGTAGCAGAAATGCTCGGAGTAAAAGAAGGGCTTGGATGGTATCTAACCTGGTCGAAATCGTGGAGCGACTATGGTCGAGTCTTTTCAACAACTGGCATTTTTATCATTGTTTTCTTTCTGCTCATCCAACTTCTTTTCTGGGTGCGTAAAAAAGCACTCAAATGGCAAACGGGACTTGTTAGGTGGTAG
- a CDS encoding glutamate-5-semialdehyde dehydrogenase, giving the protein MISTHEILENAKNAVAEVSNLSSAKKNEALLKIAEALLKNEATILSANARDVEASRGVISDSMIDRLTLNHDRIEGMRDGIVEVSKLDDPCGIVLDTIKPKSGLLIEKVTVPLGVVAIIYESRPNVTSDALALALKSGNVCILRGGKEAFETSKAIVDVAKGVLKDLGINQSAINLIEDTTRASATELMEARGYVDLLVPRGGAGLINAVIENAKVPCIETGTGICHVYVDESADQEMALNIVENAKTSRPSVCNAMEVLLVNKNIAEKFLPLIKQRLCGEDAPHKVELRCDDTSAKILGENVCSEQDFDTEFLDYIMAIAVVNDVKAAVKHIAKHSTHHSDAIVTSDDAAADYFVKNVDSAAVYVNASTRFTDGGEFGMGCEMGIATQKMHARGPFGLRELTTWKYIIHGCGQIRV; this is encoded by the coding sequence ATGATTTCCACACACGAAATTCTCGAGAACGCAAAAAACGCTGTTGCAGAAGTTTCCAATCTTTCTTCTGCAAAAAAGAATGAAGCGCTTTTAAAGATTGCCGAAGCGCTTTTAAAAAACGAAGCGACAATCCTTTCTGCAAATGCAAGAGATGTGGAGGCTTCCCGCGGCGTAATCAGCGACTCAATGATTGATCGCTTGACGCTAAATCATGACAGAATAGAGGGGATGCGTGACGGCATCGTCGAGGTCTCCAAACTCGATGACCCGTGCGGAATTGTTCTCGACACCATAAAGCCCAAAAGTGGGCTTCTGATTGAAAAAGTGACTGTTCCACTTGGTGTTGTTGCAATCATTTACGAAAGCAGGCCAAATGTAACATCTGACGCTCTTGCTCTTGCTCTAAAGTCGGGAAATGTCTGCATTTTACGCGGTGGGAAAGAAGCATTCGAGACATCTAAAGCCATAGTCGATGTCGCAAAAGGCGTGCTCAAAGATTTAGGAATAAATCAAAGCGCAATTAATCTCATCGAAGACACAACTCGTGCTAGCGCAACCGAACTCATGGAGGCGCGAGGATATGTGGATTTGCTTGTGCCACGAGGTGGAGCAGGGCTAATTAATGCTGTTATTGAGAATGCGAAAGTGCCCTGCATTGAAACAGGCACAGGGATTTGTCACGTCTATGTTGATGAGAGCGCAGATCAGGAAATGGCGCTAAACATTGTAGAAAACGCGAAGACAAGCCGACCTTCAGTCTGCAATGCGATGGAGGTTTTGCTCGTTAACAAAAACATTGCAGAAAAGTTTTTGCCTTTAATAAAACAAAGGCTTTGCGGAGAAGATGCTCCCCACAAAGTAGAACTGCGATGTGATGACACTTCCGCCAAAATTCTTGGTGAAAATGTGTGTTCAGAACAAGACTTCGACACTGAATTTCTTGACTACATAATGGCGATTGCAGTAGTTAATGATGTCAAAGCAGCAGTAAAACACATTGCTAAACATTCGACTCATCATAGCGATGCTATTGTCACATCAGACGATGCAGCAGCCGATTATTTCGTCAAAAACGTGGACAGCGCTGCAGTCTATGTGAATGCATCAACACGCTTTACCGACGGCGGGGAATTTGGCATGGGTTGTGAAATGGGAATCGCGACACAAAAGATGCACGCCCGCGGCCCTTTTGGCCTGCGTGAGTTGACCACGTGGAAATACATAATCCACGGCTGCGGTCAAATTCGCGTTTAA
- the proB gene encoding glutamate 5-kinase produces MRLVVKIGTSTLTHKGGHLNIRRVEELCKVLSDISNAGHELVIVSSGAIAMGISKLGLIERPNDIPTYQAVSAIGQCALMYVYDKLFTEHNHVIGQILITGADLRNGERRENFHNTLFKLLEMKTIPIINENDTIGTEEIVIGDNDQLAAYVARTIEADMLIMLTDIDGLFTAAPNVDPNAVFIPLVEEITPEIEKIAGGAGTKFGTGGMYTKIKAAKIATEAGTEMVITNGHDPDNLYCTVEGHTKGTRFLAK; encoded by the coding sequence TTGCGCCTCGTAGTAAAAATTGGAACTTCTACACTAACCCACAAGGGAGGCCACCTAAACATAAGGCGTGTGGAAGAGTTGTGTAAAGTTCTGAGTGACATTAGCAATGCAGGACATGAACTTGTCATAGTTTCCTCTGGTGCAATTGCAATGGGGATTTCAAAACTAGGTCTCATTGAAAGGCCAAATGACATCCCAACCTACCAGGCTGTTTCAGCAATCGGGCAATGCGCACTGATGTATGTTTACGACAAACTATTTACAGAACACAATCACGTCATTGGACAGATTTTGATAACTGGCGCCGACCTTCGTAACGGAGAACGCAGAGAAAACTTTCATAACACGCTGTTCAAACTTCTTGAGATGAAGACAATACCAATCATCAACGAAAATGACACTATTGGTACTGAAGAGATTGTTATTGGAGATAATGACCAACTTGCGGCCTATGTCGCGCGCACAATCGAAGCGGACATGCTAATAATGCTCACCGACATCGATGGACTCTTCACTGCAGCTCCAAATGTGGATCCAAACGCTGTGTTTATCCCACTGGTAGAAGAAATTACACCAGAGATTGAAAAGATTGCTGGCGGAGCGGGAACGAAGTTTGGAACTGGCGGAATGTACACAAAAATTAAAGCTGCAAAGATAGCAACAGAAGCTGGAACCGAGATGGTGATCACAAATGGTCACGACCCAGACAACCTTTACTGCACAGTTGAAGGACACACAAAAGGAACAAGGTTTTTAGCAAAATAA
- a CDS encoding methyltransferase domain-containing protein, translating into MGKTSCCCAGTSRDEVQKEYAEVAKRVVTGETLGCAETNHVGASDERCIYDDELTEAVPEKSLCCCRGCANPFNRAELTPGMKILDLGSGGGTDAFIAAKKVGETGFVYGLDMTQEMIDLANESKSEAGVENVEFVKGFLEELPFEDETFDYVLSNCVINLCTDKTQVIREAFRVLKPGGKMVATDFVIENTSMTSSELLGVGAVLGATSGVLRKDDYENTLSEIGFKTIDIEEFEVYSSCSLKGTAKDKGLEENLAGFSDDDINNVFASCYVKASK; encoded by the coding sequence ATGGGAAAGACTTCTTGTTGCTGTGCAGGAACAAGCCGAGACGAGGTGCAAAAAGAGTATGCAGAAGTCGCCAAGCGTGTGGTGACCGGAGAGACTTTAGGTTGCGCTGAAACTAATCACGTAGGAGCAAGCGATGAGCGCTGCATCTATGATGACGAACTGACAGAGGCTGTCCCTGAAAAGTCATTATGCTGTTGTCGAGGCTGTGCTAACCCATTCAATCGTGCAGAACTAACTCCCGGAATGAAGATTCTAGATCTTGGTTCTGGTGGCGGCACAGACGCTTTTATTGCTGCTAAAAAAGTTGGAGAAACTGGTTTTGTTTATGGCCTTGACATGACTCAGGAAATGATTGATCTTGCAAATGAGAGCAAGTCAGAAGCTGGGGTTGAAAATGTCGAATTTGTAAAAGGATTTTTGGAGGAACTTCCTTTTGAAGATGAGACTTTTGATTATGTTCTGTCAAACTGCGTAATTAATTTGTGCACTGACAAGACTCAAGTTATCAGAGAAGCATTTCGCGTATTGAAGCCTGGTGGCAAGATGGTGGCGACTGATTTTGTTATCGAAAATACGAGCATGACTTCATCAGAATTACTTGGAGTCGGAGCGGTTCTTGGGGCCACATCTGGAGTCCTTCGTAAGGATGATTACGAAAACACGCTCTCTGAAATTGGGTTTAAAACAATAGACATTGAGGAGTTTGAAGTCTATTCATCATGCTCTCTAAAAGGTACTGCAAAGGATAAAGGTCTCGAAGAAAATCTTGCAGGATTTTCAGATGACGACATTAATAACGTCTTTGCAAGCTGTTATGTAAAAGCTAGTAAATAA
- a CDS encoding ABC transporter substrate-binding protein gives MELSRRDFLKVSGAAGLAFATTGLVGCSSGSNEKKEDAKETAGLLPAKIGYWGGTCEAEIMIAEANGYYKECGIDANVFKITSGTNELIANNEIDFFEATPNFLPGIYQGLKIKLIDNVHTGCIQGVASKESAIKSYKDLEGKKIGMFSEGDMAQLFIQALMKQDGIDYSKTEWTAYSDGGAAMAFKALQNGEIDGLTWFDPYGEIGELAGFVKFFNNATEPAYKDYTCCFLAATQHIVDESPDTCKKVCEAMQKAADFIKNNPAEAAKIIQDSGYVAESSTILEAYGIKDTSENIHERLLKSYTWCNGDKEMFEKSATKNWDILYYGTDVMTDAPTNGTDTQEYKDYVAKLVEKGYQYFGA, from the coding sequence ATGGAATTATCGAGAAGAGATTTTCTGAAAGTTAGCGGAGCAGCTGGTCTTGCTTTTGCAACAACTGGACTCGTGGGCTGTTCTTCTGGCTCAAATGAAAAGAAGGAAGATGCCAAAGAAACAGCAGGTCTTCTTCCTGCAAAAATTGGCTACTGGGGCGGAACTTGTGAAGCAGAAATAATGATTGCCGAAGCAAACGGTTACTACAAAGAATGCGGCATAGATGCCAACGTTTTCAAAATCACAAGCGGCACAAATGAGCTGATTGCTAACAACGAAATTGACTTCTTTGAGGCTACACCAAATTTCTTACCTGGAATTTATCAAGGGCTCAAAATTAAGCTCATCGACAATGTCCACACAGGATGCATCCAAGGCGTGGCAAGCAAAGAATCTGCCATCAAGAGTTACAAAGATCTCGAGGGCAAAAAAATTGGAATGTTCTCCGAGGGCGACATGGCTCAGCTATTTATCCAGGCTCTAATGAAACAAGACGGCATCGATTATTCAAAAACAGAGTGGACCGCATACAGCGACGGTGGTGCCGCAATGGCATTTAAAGCGCTTCAGAATGGGGAAATTGATGGATTAACCTGGTTCGATCCGTATGGCGAAATTGGAGAGCTGGCAGGTTTTGTAAAATTCTTCAACAACGCAACAGAGCCCGCATACAAAGACTACACTTGCTGCTTCCTCGCGGCAACTCAGCACATCGTGGACGAAAGCCCTGACACCTGCAAAAAAGTTTGCGAGGCAATGCAAAAAGCAGCCGACTTCATCAAAAACAATCCTGCAGAAGCTGCGAAAATCATTCAAGACAGCGGATATGTCGCAGAATCAAGCACTATCCTCGAAGCTTATGGAATCAAGGACACTTCGGAGAACATCCACGAACGCCTGCTCAAGAGTTACACATGGTGCAATGGCGACAAAGAAATGTTTGAAAAAAGCGCAACAAAGAACTGGGATATTCTTTACTATGGTACCGACGTTATGACCGATGCTCCAACAAATGGAACCGATACTCAAGAGTACAAAGATTACGTCGCAAAACTTGTAGAAAAGGGCTATCAATACTTCGGCGCATAA
- a CDS encoding GTP-binding protein, translating into MEVLIVSGFLGAGKTTFIKELARKSGRDFVVYENEYGQADIDAKELSQVDELTVWESTENCICCSGRQDFASSVLTISNTFDPDYLVVEPTGVAKLSSVVENVNLVCYEHISLLEPLTIIDGGAWKSSRDKFPEIFLDQVVSSNTLVVSKTDQLISEELTLLIEWLNNQNPSANIVADSWCNIDPAWFLSLLHNGSSHKSDSCTMVPGINELATNESSTSESTIKEASCESDYHAGNSFISDRGKKSLRNGASHNHFQHSHSHSHHSQHHHNHNDDSGFTSISIKNASLPTENHLLWFLDALVAGTFGEIVRAKGFLPCGGQLLRFDVVDRAWQVSGAEAYKDEEPTCVFIGTNFKASWLNEVFLQSAHWCQP; encoded by the coding sequence ATGGAAGTTTTAATCGTGTCTGGCTTTCTTGGTGCGGGGAAAACTACATTTATAAAGGAGCTAGCGCGGAAGTCGGGCCGTGATTTCGTCGTTTATGAAAATGAGTATGGTCAAGCCGACATCGATGCCAAGGAATTATCTCAAGTTGATGAACTCACTGTTTGGGAAAGCACCGAAAACTGCATTTGTTGCTCGGGTAGGCAGGATTTCGCCTCCTCTGTCCTCACGATTTCAAACACTTTTGACCCTGATTATCTTGTGGTTGAGCCGACTGGTGTGGCTAAACTCTCAAGCGTTGTGGAAAATGTAAATCTCGTCTGTTATGAACATATTTCTCTTTTAGAACCGCTGACAATAATTGATGGGGGAGCATGGAAGTCCTCTCGAGACAAGTTTCCGGAAATCTTTCTCGATCAAGTTGTCTCCTCCAACACACTTGTTGTTTCAAAGACTGATCAACTCATTTCAGAAGAGCTTACCCTTCTTATTGAATGGCTAAATAATCAGAATCCCAGCGCTAATATCGTTGCTGACTCCTGGTGCAACATCGACCCTGCCTGGTTTCTTTCTCTATTACACAATGGTTCCAGCCATAAAAGTGACTCTTGCACAATGGTGCCAGGCATAAATGAACTAGCCACAAATGAATCATCAACAAGTGAATCAACCATAAAAGAAGCAAGCTGCGAAAGTGACTATCACGCTGGAAACTCTTTCATTTCAGACAGAGGAAAGAAGTCGTTGCGCAACGGTGCCAGCCATAATCATTTTCAACATTCTCACAGTCACTCGCATCATAGCCAGCACCATCATAATCACAATGACGATTCAGGTTTTACAAGCATTTCGATTAAAAATGCGTCTTTACCGACAGAGAATCACTTGCTTTGGTTTCTTGATGCTCTTGTGGCAGGAACTTTTGGTGAGATTGTCCGCGCCAAAGGATTTTTGCCATGCGGAGGTCAGCTGCTTCGGTTCGATGTGGTTGATCGCGCCTGGCAAGTCAGCGGCGCCGAAGCCTATAAAGACGAAGAGCCAACTTGTGTCTTTATTGGCACAAACTTTAAGGCTTCCTGGCTTAACGAAGTTTTTCTGCAATCTGCTCACTGGTGCCAGCCATAA